In Leifsonia sp. AK011, the genomic stretch CTCACAGGTGGGGGGCGTGATCACGACGGCAGCCGAGGCGTCCTTCGGCAGGTCGCCACAGGTCAGGCTCGCGCCATCGGCACCGAAGTGCCAGTTGTGTCCGTCGAACTGGATCCAGGTGACCGTGAACGGGCCGGTGATGTACGCGGAGTAGTTGTAGGTCAGGATGCCGGAGTTCTTCTGCTCGACCGTGATCGGCAGCCAGATCTGGCTTCCATCGAGTTTCGTGACGCGCAGCACGAGCCCCGAGCCCGCGTTGGCGACACCGCCCTGACCGGCGCTCTGCCACTGGTCGACGTAGGCGCTCGTCTGCTTCTCGACGCCGTTCTGGCGGATCGTCATGTTGATGTAGTTGCCGTTGGTGAGGGCGGCGTTCAGGTAGACGGTCGCGTTGGTGCAGTCCACGGTGTCGTCGTGCTGGGTGTAACAGGTCGCATTCGACGGAATGTTCAGCGTGCCCGTCTGGGAGACGAGGTCACCCTGCGAGTGGTTGGTCCACTGCACGTTCACCTTGAAGGAGTAGTTTCCGGGAGTGACACCAGCCTGAACGCCGGTGACGTAGCTCGTGTTCTTGACGGTGAGGCCCACGAGGGTCGGCGTCGTGGTGACCGGATCACCCGAACCCGTGCTCTGCGACTTAATGGTCGCCGTCTCGTTCGGGTACGACGTGTCGCCCGTCACCTTCCAGGTGATGTCGAACTTGCCCGTGGTCGGGTTGCACGCGTAGGTGCCGGACACCGACGGGTGCGTGGCAGAGGCGGGGGCTGCGACGGCGACGAACGAGAGGCCTAGGGCCAAGAGGACGGTCGAGGTGATCGCGAGGAACTTCTTCAGCACTGGGGGAATCTCCTGGGTAAGGGAGTTCGGGCCGCGCCCAGCGTGGTGCGTCTCGGAAGGAGAATGCGCCTGATCGGGGTAAGGCTCGAGCGCGTTGGTTATCGGGGTTAAATCCATTCGGGTGTATGGACTTATCCAACGCGCCTTCACCGTAGCATGTCCGCAAAAGGGGGGACAAGCCGAAATACCGGATTCGTTACCTAAAGGGGTACAAGCCCGACTACCCCCAGAACGGGGGCCGTCAGTGCACGTACTCCAGGATGTCCATTCCTACGGTGCGCATCGCGTCGAGTACACGCAGCCGAGCCTGGAGCCCGTCGTCGTTGAACTGTACGGACACGGCGTAGGCCACGGCCCGGTTGGTGCCGCGGAGGGCTCCGGCTTCGGCTCGGACACCGGCATCCGTTCCGGTCTTGTTGACGAGGAGCGTGTTGTGGTCGGCCCCGCGGTGCGAGAGCGGATCGAGACCGAACGCACTGGCCACCATGGAGAGGTCACTGTTGAGGGAGAGCCAGCCCATGACCCGCTGGCTCGTGAGCGGGTCCACCACCTCACCGCGCGCGAGAGCGGCGAACAGCCAGCTGAGCTCGGTCGTCGATCCGACGGACAGTTGGGGCGCGTCATCCGGCCCCCTGCTGTCGCGAACCAGGTCGAGCAGGGCGGTACGCATGAGACCGAGCGACTCCGTCCTCGCGCGCACGGCGCTCAGGCCGACCTCGCGCAGGAGCACATTCGTCGCGAGGTTGTCGCTGGAGGCAGCGACAAGAGTGGCGAGGTCAGCGATGGGAAGCGATGGTGCCTGAAGGTGCTGCCACAGGCCGGAGTCGGCGACGGCATCCTTCGCCGTTTTGTCGAGGATGCCGTAACCCGAGAACTCGCGGTTGGTCAGGCGCGCCGACACCTCAATGAGGAGGAGCACCTTGCCGATGCTCGCCGTCGGGAGCACGATCCGGTCGTCGATCGCGAGCAACGTCTTGCCCGAGTTGAGATCGATGACGCTCGCCGAGACCTGGGCCCCCTCGAACGCCAGCCGCCCGAGCGCGGCGAAAGTGCCGGCGAAGCTCTCGGCAACACCGGTTCCGGAGTGACGCGCGGCCCTCGGGGCACGCACTCGCTCCCAGCGCTCTCGGGTTCGGGTGATCTCTACCAAATGGTGACGCGGTCCTTCGGGTCCAGCCAGAGTTCGTCGGATTCAGTCACACCAAAGCTCTCATAGAACTCGTCGATGTTGCGCACGATCTGGTTGCAGCGGAACTCGTTGGGCGAGTGCGGGTCGATCGTCAGCAGACGCACGACCTCCTCGTCGCGGGCCTTGATCTGCCAGGCCTGCGCCCACGAGAGGAAGAAGCGCTGCGCGCCCGTGAGGCCGTCGATCACCGGAGGCTCCTGGCCGTCCAACGAGATGAGGTAGGCCTTCCACGCGATCGACAGCCCGCCGAGGTCGCCGATGTTCTCGCCGATCGTGAGGGCACCGTTGACGTGGTGATCGGGAACCTGGCGCGGTGCGAGCGCGTCGTACTGCTCGATGAGGGATGCCGTGCGCTCCTCGAATGCGGCGCGATCCTCGGGCGTCCACCAGTCGGTGAGCTTGCCGTCACCGTCGTACTTCGAGCCCTGGTCGTCGAAGCCGTGCCCGATCTCGTGGCCGATGACCGCGCCGATCGCACCGTAGTTGGCCGCGGCATCCCGATTCTCATCGAAGAAGGGGAACTGCAGGATGGCAGCAGGGAAGACGATCTCGTTGAAGCCGGGGTTGTAGTACGCGTTGATGGTCTGCGGGGTCATGAACCACTCGTCGCGATCGAGGGGCTTGCCGATCTTGCCGAGCTCGCGCTGGAACTCGAACTCGTTCGTCGCGCGGATGTTGCCGATGAGGTCGGCGGCATCGATCTCGAGGCTCGAGTAGTCGCGCCACTTCACGGGGTAGCCGATCTTGGGCGTGAATTTGCTGAGCTTCTCGAGCGCGCGCTCTCGCGTGGCAGGGCCCATCCACTCGAGCTTCTCGATGCTCTGGCGGTAGGCCTCGACGAGGTTCGCGACGAGCACGTCCATCGCGGTCTTCGCCGCCTCGGGGAAGTGGCGCTCGACGTAGATGTGACCGACGGCTTCGCCGAGAGCTCCCTCGACGAGGCTCACGCCCCGCTTCCAGCGGTCGCGCAACTGGGGCGTGCCGGTAAGGGTGCGGCCGTAGAAGTCGAAGTTGGTCTCGACGAACTCCTGTGAGAGGTACGCGGCGTTCGAGCGGACAACCTGCCATGCGAGCCAGTCCTGGAGCGCTTCGATGTTGTCCTCGCGCAGCACGGTCTGGAGCCCCTCGAGGAAGCTCGGCTGCCGAACGACGACCTCGTCGAACGAATGCTCCGGCACACCGAGCGCCGTGAGCCACACGTCCATGTCGAGAGAGCCCGCGAGCTCGTTCGCCCGCTGCCAGAGCATCGGGTTGTACGTCTTCTCGCTGTCGCGATTGGTGACGTTGTCCCAGTGGTGACTGGCCAGTTCGGTCTCGAGCGTCATGATGCGGCTGGCACGGGCTGCGGGCTCATCGAGACCGACAAGCCCGAGCATCCGCTCGATGAAGGCGACGTACTTGGTGCGGATCTCGGCGAAGTTGTCCTCGCGGTAGTACGACTCGTCTGGAAGACCGAGACCGGCCTGCTCGAGGAACACGAGGTAGCGGTCGGGCTGGCCGGGGTCGTTGTCGACGAACGCAGCGAAGAGGCCGGGGGCGCCACCGCGCTCGAGGCGACCGAGCGTCGCGAGCACCTCGTCGATGGTGGATGCCGCGGCCGCCGTCTCGAGCAGCTCGGCGATCGGCTGGGCGCCGAGCGCCTGGATCCGCGCCTCATCCATGAAGCTCGCGTACAGGTCGCCGACCTTGCGTGCCTCAGTACCCGGCTCGGCGGACTGGGACTCGACGATGATGTCGCGCACCGCCTTCTCGGCCTCCTCGGCCAACAGATAGAAGGAGCCGTACCGCGCCTTGTCGCTCGGGATCTCGGTGCGCTCGATCCAGCGTTCGTTCACGTGGCGGAACAGGTCGTCCTGGGGGCGGATGCTCGGCTCGAGCTCGTTCGTATCGATTCCAGCTGCAAGGGGGGCGTCGCTCATGCGAGAAAGCCTAGTTCGCTTGAGCGACACCGTTGCTGGGTGTCTAGCGACCTGCGAACAGGTTCACACCCACAGCCGCGAGTCCACCGCAGACCACACCCCACAGGATGATCGAGATGGTCTGCCAGAGGATGACCGCGTTGCGCGGAGCTCCGAAGGAGACGATCGCAGCGGAGGTGATCTGGCTCGGCAGCAGGAGCTGGCCCAGGAGACTCACGCCGGGCACGCCCCAGCGGTCGAACCGCGCCTTGAGCTTCTGCCGACGAGGGGAGAGGACGGGCTCCTCGCGGTCCCGTGTTACCCGTTCACGCACACGATGTGCAGACATCACGAAGATCAGCATCGAGACGATATTGCCGATGATCGCTGCGGGGATCGCGACGAACGGGGAGAGACCGGCGAGCACACCGACGATCGAGCCGAGGTACGACTCGACGAAGGGGATGGCTCCGAGCGCGATGATGCCGAGCCACTGGAGGGCCGGCGGGAGCCCTTCGGCGAAGTTCTGCAGGGTCTCGAGCATCGATTCGTCCTCCTAGTACACTGTGCTAACGATTCAGGCCAGACTAGCACACTGTGCTAGCACGTTGTACTAATGAGAGGTTATCGTGAGCCGTCGCGACGAGATCGTGGAGGCCGCCCAGGCGGTATTCGCTGAGGGCGGGGCATCCGCCATCACTGTGCGATCCGTTGCTGCTCGCGCTGGGATCGGCGCGAGCACTCTTCGCCACTACTTCCCCACCCAGCGTGACCTCCATGACGCCATCTTCTCGGCCGCATTCGACGCGAGCCTCGATGACCTGCGCATCAGCGACTCGTCGGTGCCGGCGCGCGAGCGGTTGGCGGAGTGCATCCAGCAGTTCATCACTCCCGTGGATGCTCCGGGCAACGCGCTCGAGCGCTGGGTCGAGTCGCTCGCCACGATGATCACGTCCCGCGCTTCGGAAGAAATGCGAACCGCATGGTCAGCGTTCGCACGACAGGCCCACACTCGCGTGCGCTCGTGGCTCGACGTTCTCGCCGCTGAGGGGGCGCTTCTCCCCGGCAGCACCGACCGTCAGGCCCGGATGCTGCTCGCCCTTGTCGACGGACTCGCCCTGGCGATGATGGTGCCCGAATCCCGCCCGACCTCCGAGCAGGTGCGGGAGACCCTGGACGATGCGATCGCCGCGATCGTGCGCTAGCCCGGCTGCGGAGCCCGCTGTCCCCAGCGGCCGAGCATCAGGACGGCGACCGAAAGCAGAACGCTGCCCGTGACCGCGATCCAGAAGTCCATGAAGAACTGCATGACGAGGAACGACGGAATGAACGACAGCACCGCCGCGACGGCCACGACCGCGTTCGGCGGCGTCGAGGTGATCTCCCGCGGCGCCTCCCAGCGACCGACGATGAACGACAACCCGAAGACGGCGGCCAGCACCAACACATAGAGAAGAGGTCGTGACCACCACCACACGGCGCTTCCCGGCTCGGGAGCCGCGCCAGGAATGAGCAGCGTGATGCCCGTGATGATGAGGATCACCGGCAGGTGCCACAGGTAGATGGTCATGAGTCGGGTTCCCGCGAGGAAGACGACGGCCCGCGCGGCGTGGGTGTTCATGAGGGCGGCGAGCGCCGGGCGCAGGAGTCGCAGCACGCACGCCTGGGCGACGGCGAGCGCAACCAGCGGGAGCGTCGGCGGGTTGAGGTTCGTGAGCATGTTGTCGGAGTACGGGCCCCACGTCGTCAGGGGGATGAGGCTCGCGTAGGCCACGACGGCGATGAGGACCAGCTGCCATGCGGGGCGTCGGCCGAACCATCCGTCGGCGTACCAGAACCCGAGCTGCTGCACGAGGAGCCAGACGAAGAAGAGGTTGAGCAGGCCGACCTGTTGGATGCCCGTGCCGTATCGCACGGCATCCACGACGATCGCGCCCGCCAGCAGCACGACCAGGGTCGCCCTCGGAGCGCGAGTGTGCCACGCCACCATGAAGGGCACGAGTGCCTGGCACAGCGTGTACGCGGCGAGGAACCACAGCGGGGAGGCCGCGCCCTGCACCGCGAGTTGCACGAGCTCGGGCGCGACCGCGAGCAGCATCGCGGCCCCGATCACGACAACATAGAAGATGTACAGCGGCAGGGCCGGCTGCGCGAGGCGCAGCACGCGGTTGCGCACGTAGTCGGCAGCAGTTCCCCCGCGCCGCGTGAGGCTGCGCCAGGCCGTGATCGACGCGAACCCGCCCACCACGAAGAAGAGCGGCATGATCTGCCCGGCCCAGGTCGCGAGTGGGAACCAGGGCGCAGCACCGACGGGACTCTCCGTCGGGGTCTGCGCGATGAGCTCGCCATCGGGGCCGACCCCCACACCCACCATGAGCAGGTGGATGAGCACCACGAGCAGCACGCAGAACACTCGAGCGAGGTCGAGTGTCAGGTCGCGCTTCGACAGGTCGATGGATGCTGCGGCGGTCTGCGCCGTCGGAGTGCGTGCCATACGACCAGCCTAGGAAGGCTCAGCGTCCTGGTGGCGATATTCACAGGCTCGGTGCTCCCCCTAACCTCTTGTGGCCAGCGCTGCCGTGGGCGAGGCGGACCGCGACGTGAATGTGCCGTACCGGGAGACGTTCGAGGGGGCCTCGCAGTCAACGCTGTTGAGTGCTGAAGCCCCCTCTGAGATCAGTTGGCGAACGCTCGCTCGAGAAGAACCGACGTGTGCTCCGCAATCGCGTCGACCTCCTCCTCAAGAGCGAAGTGGCCAGTGTCGAGGAGGATCACTTCGGTGTCCGGCACATCCCTCTGGAATGCGACCGCCCCTGCCGGAATGAAGAACGGATCGTTCTTGCCCCAGATGGCGAGAACCTTCGGCTGGCGACGCCGCAACCAGGCCTGCCACACCGGGTACTGCGCGGGGTTGTTCTGGTAGTCCCAGAGGATCGCCTTCATGTACTCCGACCGGCCCGGCAGATCGAGGATGGCCTGATCCGCGATCGCCTGATCAGGATCAACGTGCTCCGGGTTCCTCGCGCCGACCTGCCACTGCATCCGCGTTCCCGCGAGGCTCACGAATGCGTCGACGGTCGGCTGACCCTTCTCGCGATCCTGCCACCACTCCGCGAGGCCTGCGACTCCCGGCCCGAAGCCGTCTACATAGGCATTTCCGCTCTGCGTGACGATGCCGCGAACGCGCTCATCGTGCTCAAGCGCGACCCGGAATCCGACCGGCGCTCCAAGGTCGAACATGTACAGCACGTACTCAGCGACACCGAGCTGGTCGATCGCATCGCGAACAACCTCCGCAATCCGATCGAACGTCGGAGACTCCGGTAGCGGATCTGAACTCCCGAACCCTGGGTAGTCGATGGCAACGACGTGCCACTGGGGTGCAAGCCGGTCGATGAGGCGCGTGAACGCGCGGGTGCTCGACGGGAACCCTGGCAGCAATACCAGCGTCGGCTTGGACGAATCACCTGCCTCCCGAACAAAGATGTTGAGTCCATCGACCTCGATGGTGCGGTAGCTGAGTGCAGACATGTTTCTCTCCTTGAGGACTTGGTGCAGCCGGAGGGGACTCTCACGACTAACCGTTAATTATTTGTTTTGGAGGTTACGCAGGTTCATGCTAACTTGTCAACACGACGTTTAGTGGTTACGGAGATTCGGATGAAACTGAGCAACGTGATGGGGCTGGGAGACAACACCGCTCTCGATTTCCTCAACAGCACGGTCACCCAAGGGGCCTCGACCTTCGAGTTCATCGAGAGCGGTCACGCCCTTGTCGGGTGGCTTCACGCCGCCGGACTCGTCTCTCACGACGAGA encodes the following:
- a CDS encoding serine hydrolase, translated to MVEITRTRERWERVRAPRAARHSGTGVAESFAGTFAALGRLAFEGAQVSASVIDLNSGKTLLAIDDRIVLPTASIGKVLLLIEVSARLTNREFSGYGILDKTAKDAVADSGLWQHLQAPSLPIADLATLVAASSDNLATNVLLREVGLSAVRARTESLGLMRTALLDLVRDSRGPDDAPQLSVGSTTELSWLFAALARGEVVDPLTSQRVMGWLSLNSDLSMVASAFGLDPLSHRGADHNTLLVNKTGTDAGVRAEAGALRGTNRAVAYAVSVQFNDDGLQARLRVLDAMRTVGMDILEYVH
- a CDS encoding M13 family metallopeptidase: MSDAPLAAGIDTNELEPSIRPQDDLFRHVNERWIERTEIPSDKARYGSFYLLAEEAEKAVRDIIVESQSAEPGTEARKVGDLYASFMDEARIQALGAQPIAELLETAAAASTIDEVLATLGRLERGGAPGLFAAFVDNDPGQPDRYLVFLEQAGLGLPDESYYREDNFAEIRTKYVAFIERMLGLVGLDEPAARASRIMTLETELASHHWDNVTNRDSEKTYNPMLWQRANELAGSLDMDVWLTALGVPEHSFDEVVVRQPSFLEGLQTVLREDNIEALQDWLAWQVVRSNAAYLSQEFVETNFDFYGRTLTGTPQLRDRWKRGVSLVEGALGEAVGHIYVERHFPEAAKTAMDVLVANLVEAYRQSIEKLEWMGPATRERALEKLSKFTPKIGYPVKWRDYSSLEIDAADLIGNIRATNEFEFQRELGKIGKPLDRDEWFMTPQTINAYYNPGFNEIVFPAAILQFPFFDENRDAAANYGAIGAVIGHEIGHGFDDQGSKYDGDGKLTDWWTPEDRAAFEERTASLIEQYDALAPRQVPDHHVNGALTIGENIGDLGGLSIAWKAYLISLDGQEPPVIDGLTGAQRFFLSWAQAWQIKARDEEVVRLLTIDPHSPNEFRCNQIVRNIDEFYESFGVTESDELWLDPKDRVTIW
- a CDS encoding small multi-drug export protein, producing the protein MLETLQNFAEGLPPALQWLGIIALGAIPFVESYLGSIVGVLAGLSPFVAIPAAIIGNIVSMLIFVMSAHRVRERVTRDREEPVLSPRRQKLKARFDRWGVPGVSLLGQLLLPSQITSAAIVSFGAPRNAVILWQTISIILWGVVCGGLAAVGVNLFAGR
- a CDS encoding TetR/AcrR family transcriptional regulator, giving the protein MSRRDEIVEAAQAVFAEGGASAITVRSVAARAGIGASTLRHYFPTQRDLHDAIFSAAFDASLDDLRISDSSVPARERLAECIQQFITPVDAPGNALERWVESLATMITSRASEEMRTAWSAFARQAHTRVRSWLDVLAAEGALLPGSTDRQARMLLALVDGLALAMMVPESRPTSEQVRETLDDAIAAIVR
- a CDS encoding acyltransferase, producing the protein MARTPTAQTAAASIDLSKRDLTLDLARVFCVLLVVLIHLLMVGVGVGPDGELIAQTPTESPVGAAPWFPLATWAGQIMPLFFVVGGFASITAWRSLTRRGGTAADYVRNRVLRLAQPALPLYIFYVVVIGAAMLLAVAPELVQLAVQGAASPLWFLAAYTLCQALVPFMVAWHTRAPRATLVVLLAGAIVVDAVRYGTGIQQVGLLNLFFVWLLVQQLGFWYADGWFGRRPAWQLVLIAVVAYASLIPLTTWGPYSDNMLTNLNPPTLPLVALAVAQACVLRLLRPALAALMNTHAARAVVFLAGTRLMTIYLWHLPVILIITGITLLIPGAAPEPGSAVWWWSRPLLYVLVLAAVFGLSFIVGRWEAPREITSTPPNAVVAVAAVLSFIPSFLVMQFFMDFWIAVTGSVLLSVAVLMLGRWGQRAPQPG
- a CDS encoding alpha/beta fold hydrolase translates to MSALSYRTIEVDGLNIFVREAGDSSKPTLVLLPGFPSSTRAFTRLIDRLAPQWHVVAIDYPGFGSSDPLPESPTFDRIAEVVRDAIDQLGVAEYVLYMFDLGAPVGFRVALEHDERVRGIVTQSGNAYVDGFGPGVAGLAEWWQDREKGQPTVDAFVSLAGTRMQWQVGARNPEHVDPDQAIADQAILDLPGRSEYMKAILWDYQNNPAQYPVWQAWLRRRQPKVLAIWGKNDPFFIPAGAVAFQRDVPDTEVILLDTGHFALEEEVDAIAEHTSVLLERAFAN